From Bacteroidales bacterium:
TAATTCAACAGCATTCCATTTACCTTGTTCATCTTTTACATACAAACGAAAATACGTTTTACTCGACGGCTTGCGAATACTTTCCTCGAGCAAATCAATAGCACGCAAAAATTTATCGTTCTTTATCTTACTGCGATAGCGAATAAGGTTCAAAACCTTTTTTGTATCTAATCGGCCATTGCGTGTGCTGAATGCATCGAGAATTAATTGTTTAATAACATCGTCTTGTGTTTGCACGTTTTCTTGCAAGAACTCTTCCAGTAACTGGCGTGCCGATTGAATTCCCAATTCGTCGAATTCAATACGTTCGTTTACATTAACTTCAATTTTAACCGTGCGATTGAAGTTATAAAAAGTAAAGTTGCCTTTTGATACCTTGCCGTCGATGTTCTTTTCTTTAACGTACGTCTGATATACTTCATCGCACCACTGTTGTATATCGTTTTTAAATTTCTTTAAAAGCTCGTTAATCTCAACCGAACGCTTGTAAATACGTTCGCTGTTTTTTTCCATAAGTTTTTCGGTGGCAGTTAAACGTCTGGTTTGTACCATATTGCCACTCTCATCAGTCCAAAATTTTTCTGATACTTTTTGAAATTTTACTGTTTCCATATTATTTTTATTTTAAAGTTATTAATACTTTACATAATTGAATACAATCATTGATTTGACGGCAAATAAGCGGATATACATCCATTAAATCTTTAATGTTTTTTGTGCCATATATTACCGTTGCATGATTGCGTTTAAAATATCTTGCAACTTTGGTTGTCGTTAATTTGTATTCTTCAATAGCTATATACATACATATCTGACGAGGGAAAGCGATGTGACTGTAACGAGAACTACTGCGTAAATCTTTAACAGAAACTTTGAAATAATCGGCAATAATTTTTGTGATGCTATCCATTACAATAAAGTCATACGACTTATATTCTTCGGATATGGCAATGTGAATATCCTTTTGAAGTATTTTTTCAATTGCTTGTTTTGCTGTATTTAGTATTTCATTAACTTGTTCGTTGGGTAGCATAACGTTTAGTATTTAAGGTTAATACAATGTTTTTCAACAAATAATCAGGCAAAGGATAGAACATAAGCCTGTGATAGTCGATATAAGCATTTTTTGATTTTAGCTCAAGTCTTAATTCTGCTTCCTTAATATATTTTTCGTCATTATCGTTCCATCTGAATAACCACCATATCCAAAATGTTTTAGAATGGGTTAATACATCGATTAATTCGATGCTAAAATCATCGAGGTTACCATCTTTATCGGCAAAGTAAGTACGTAAGTATTCGTGACCAAGTTGCTCGATTATCTCGCTATATTGCAGCTCATTTATTTGCAATATTCGCATGATGATGTATTTATTCGACAATATCCGGCTGCGGTTCATAGTTTTCTTCATTTACTTTGTTTAAATAGTATTTAGCATATCCTTCCGGCCATATAATGAGTTCGCCTCCGGGATTATAACGTCCGTTACTAATGGCTTTAAAGCCTTCGACATATAATTTCAGGTCAGCATCGAATTTCAGTCGCAAAGCTGTTCTGC
This genomic window contains:
- a CDS encoding DUF3164 family protein — its product is METVKFQKVSEKFWTDESGNMVQTRRLTATEKLMEKNSERIYKRSVEINELLKKFKNDIQQWCDEVYQTYVKEKNIDGKVSKGNFTFYNFNRTVKIEVNVNERIEFDELGIQSARQLLEEFLQENVQTQDDVIKQLILDAFSTRNGRLDTKKVLNLIRYRSKIKNDKFLRAIDLLEESIRKPSSKTYFRLYVKDEQGKWNAVELNFSAL